AATCTCTTGATCTAAAATTTGCCATATATTTTTGCTACTAACATATAAGTCAGTGAAATTTGATTAGTAGGTATAATTATTAGTTTTAACACATTGCCTCCACATGGCTTTAGTATATTTAAATATGGACTTTCCTAGAGTATATTGTATAATGCTTAATTTGTCTCCTCTTTTAGGCTAAATGCTCATTTTGAAGTAAATCCAGATTGTTCTGTTTCTCGAGCAGAAATGTATTCTGAATACCTCTCAACTTGCAGTAAATTAGCTCGTGGTGGAATCCTAACATCAACTGGATTTTATAAATGTCTTAGGTAGGATCCGTAGTTCTTTAAATGAAGTCCATTTACGTTACTTACAATATCTCTTGCTCTTTGAAGAAAATACCAAGTATCTTAtctagttttaaatatttctactactagaaatttctttttttttttttttttgagacggagtcttgctctgtcacccaggctggagtgctgtggccggatctcagctcactgcaagctccgcctcccgggttcccgccattctcctgcctcagcctccggagtagctgggactacaggcgcccgacacctcgcccggctagtttttttgtattttttagtagagacggggtttcaccgtgttcgccaggatggtctcgaactcctgacctcgtgatccgcctgtctcggcctcccaaagtgctgggattacaggcttgagccaccgcgcccggcctactactAGAAATTTCATATGGATAGGTTATAGTGTGGTGGAGGTTTAAATAAAAAGCGGTTTCAGAAAGCACACCTGGTGTTTGTGTTGGAACATTAAGAGATTTATCAAAGAAATtaagtttactttctttttcctacCTACTTTTACATGTTAAAGACGTGATGACTATGTCTTTTTAATCTTGAATAATAGTATATAATATTATCTTCAAATACAAAgactttttgatattttgtaaagTTCATAAAAATAGGTATCTTTTATTAGTTATATGTGGGTGGAATTATTTAAAACCCGGTGACATTGTTAataaataatgactttttaaatgggaggattaatcttttatatttctttgctttccatcCTTGCAGAATATACTTATGTGTCATACTGTTCATACATAAGTGACAGTAAACATACTCCTGTTGTTCATAtaaacatagtgttagaagtcaATGTGATAGTTATCAAAACTTACTGATTATGTATGTACTTTACAGAACTGTCTTTCCAAATCATACAGTGAAGAGAGTGGAGGATTCCAGTAACAATGGGCAGGCACATATTCATGTAGTAGGAGTAAAACGGAGGGCTATACCACTTCCCATTCAGATGTACTATCAGCAGCAACCAGTTTCTACTTCTGTTGTTCGTGTTGATTCTGTTCCTGATGTATCTCCCGCTCCTTCACCTGCAGgtgttaatttttattgtattttttaaagtattactgaattaataataaaactgaatggaaaatgtatattctatgTTTCTAAATGTATAACTTTTAATTCTCCAGTAGCATTTTCTTCCTTGGTCTATTATCATATTGATATGATTCAAAAttgttaaatgttaatttcttaaaactattttctcttaagtaaaataattccTACTTGGGGCTTTCAGTCATTTCATTTGCAATTTTGAcgttttcttcatattttcagGAATCCCTCATGGATCACAAACCATAGGAAACCATTTTCAGAGGACTCCTGTTACCAACCAATCTTCAAATTTGACTGCAACACAAATGTCTTTTCCTGTACAAGGTGTTCATACTGTGGCACAAACTGTTTCAAGAATTCCACCAAATCCTTCAGTTCATACCCACCAGCAACAGAATGCTCCAGTGACTGTCATTCAAAATAAAGCTCCAATTCCTTGTGAAGTTGTTAAGGCTACAGTTATCCAGAATTCCATACCCCAGACAGGAGTTCCTGTTAGTATTGCTGTTGGAGGAGGACCTCCACAGAGTTCTGTTGTTCAGAATCATAGTACAGGGCCACAACCTGTTACAGTTGTGAATTCTCAGACATTGCTTCACCATCCATCTGTAATTCCACAACAGTCTCCATTACACACAGTGGTACCAGGACAGATCCCTTCAGGCACTCCTGTTACAGTAATTCAACAAGCTGTCCCACAGAGTCATATATTTGGCAGAGTACAGAACATACCAGCATGTACTTCTACAGTTTCACAGGGTCAACAGTTAATCACCACATCACCCCAACCTGTGCAAACTTCATCTCAACAGACATCAGCTGGTAGCCAGTCACAAGATACTGTTATCATAGCACCCCCACAGTATGTAACAACTTCTGCATCCAATATTGTCTCAGCAACTTCAGTACAGAATTTTCAGGTAGCCACAGGACAAATGGTTACTATTGCTGGGGTCCCAAGTCCACAACCCTCAAGGGTAGGATTTCAGAACATTGCACCAAAACCTCTCCCTTCTCAGCAAGTTTCATCAACAGTGGTACAGCAGCCTATTCAACAACCACAGCAGCCAACCCAACAAAGTGTAGTGATTGTAAGCCAGCCAGCTCAACAAGGTCAAACTTATGCACCAGCCATTCACCAAATTGTTCTTGCTAATCCAGCAGCTCTTCCAGCTGGTCAGACAGTTCAGCTAACTGGACAGCCTAACATAACTCCATCTTCTTCACCATCACCTGTCCCAGCTACTAATAACCAAGTCCCTACTGCCATGTCGTCATCTTCTACCCCTCAATCACAGGGACCACCTCCTACTGTCAGTCAAATGTTATCTGTGAAAaggcagcaacagcagcaacattcaccagcaccaccaccacagcAGGTACAAGTACAAGTTCAGCAGCCCCAACAAGTACAGATGCAAGTTCAACCTCAGCAGTCGAATGCAGGAGTTGGTCAGCCTGCTTCTGGTGAGTCAAGTCTGATTAAACAGCTTCTGCTTCCAAAACGTGGTCCTTCAACACCAGGTGGTAAGCTTATTCTCCCAGCTCCACAGATTCCTCCCCCTAATAATGCAAGAGCTCCTAGCCCTCAGGTGGTCTATCAGGTGGCCAGTAACCAAGCCGCAGGTTTTGGAGTGCAGGGGCAAACTCCAGCTCAGCAGCTATTGGTTGGGCAGCAAAATGTTCAGTTGGTCCCAAGTGCAATGCCACCCACAGGGGGAGTACAAACTGTGCCCATTTCGAACTTACAAATATTGCCAGGCCCACTGATCTCAAATAGCCCAGCAACCATTTTCCAAGGGACTTCTGGCAACCAGGTAACCATAACAGTTGTGCCAAATACAAGTTTTGCAACTGCAACTGTGAGTCAGGGAAATACAACTCAGCTCATTGCTCCAGCAGGAATTACCATGAGTGGAACGCAGACAGGAGTTGGACTTCCAGTACAAACGCTTCCAGCCACTCAAGCATCTCCTGCTGGACAATCATCATGTACGACTGCTACTCCCCCATTCAAAGGTGATAAAATAATTTGCcaaaaggaggaggaagcaaAGGAAGCAACAGGTTTACATGTTCATGAACGTAAAATTGAAGTCATGGAGAATCCGTCCTGCCGACGAGGAGCCACAAACACCAGCAACGGGGatacaaaggaaaatgaaatgcagGTGGGAAGTCTTTTAAATGGGAGAAAGTACAGTGACTCAAGTCTACCTCCTTCAAACTCAGGGAAAATTCAAAGTGAGACTAATCAGTGCTCACTAATCAGTAATGGGCCATCATTGGAATTAGGTGAGAATGGAGCATCTGGAAAACAGAACTCGGAACAAATAGACATGCAAGATATGAAAAGTGATTTGAAAAAACCGCTAGTTAATGGAATCTGTGATTTTGATAAAGGAGATGGTTCTCATTTAAGCAAAAACATTCCAAATCATAAAACTTCCAATCATGTAGGAAATGGTGAGATATCTCCAATGGAACCACAAGGGACTTTAGATATCACTCAGCAAGATACTGCCAAAGGTGATCAACTAGAAAGAATTTCTAATGGACCTGTATTAACTTTGGGTGGTTCATCATCTGTGAGCAGTATACAGGAGGCTTCAAATGTGGCAACACAGCAATTTAGTGGTACTGATTTGCTTAATGGACCTCTAGCTTCAAGTTTGAATTCAGATGTGCCTCAGCAACGCCCAAGTGTAGTTGTCTCACCACATTCTACAACCTCTGTTATACAGGGACATCAAATCATAGCGGTTCCCGACTCAGGATCAAAAGTGTCCCATTCTCCTGCCCTATCATCTGACGTTCGGTCTACAAATGGCACAGCAGAATGCAAAACTGTAAAGAGGCCAGCAGAGGATAATGATAGGGAAACAGTCACAGGAATTCCAAATAAAGTAGGAGTTAGAATTGTTACAATCAGTGACCCCAACAATGCTGGCTGCAGTGCAACAATGGTTGCTGTGCCAGCAGGAGCAGATCCAAGCACTGTAGCTAAAGTAGCAATAGAAAGTGCTGTTCAGCAAAAGCAACAGCATCCACCAACATATGTACAGAATGTGGTCCCGCAGGTAAGTTATTCTATGATCACATTTCTCTTATAAAATTTCTGATCTATAAATATGATTTTAGAGGGAAATGCACTGTTTTCCATGTCTCATCTTGAAAAGTTACTGTATCAGCTCACTTGTATCCAACCTGtcctgttctttttctctggttTTGTAATATTAGTTTTCAATTTTAGCACATGATTTAAAGAATCTTTCAATTTTGTTACAgatccaaaataataattttgtaggCCCAAAGTAGAGAAGCAGTTGCTAATCTAACATCTtttggagaatttaaaaaaatgtatcttaatCTCCTTTTTGAGTTTACTGCACAAGGGTTGGGGGAATGGGGGTTCTAAGAGTATTCTAAATGGGGATTTCTGTATTTGATTTTGACCTGAGTGTGTTTTTGTTGCCTCTTTAACAGTACTTTTGTAATAAGGATGAATCTTGTAATAACTTTATCAGttgtattctttttgtatttatgtattgcATCAATCTCCTTTAGtgttaaaaagtattatttattgtaatttcaatttgtttcagatattctgatattcttttctgtttcttactcCTTTGCTTTACTGTCATATTCCTGCTATTGCCTTTTTAATGCCAAT
This sequence is a window from Theropithecus gelada isolate Dixy chromosome 11, Tgel_1.0, whole genome shotgun sequence. Protein-coding genes within it:
- the ARID2 gene encoding AT-rich interactive domain-containing protein 2 codes for the protein MANSTGKAPPDERRKGLAFLDELRQFHHSRGSPFKKIPAVGGKELDLHGLYTRVTTLGGFAKVSEKNQWGEIVEEFNFPRSCSNAAFALKQYYLRYLEKYEKVHHFGEDDDEVPPGNPKPQLPIGAIPSSYNYQQHSVSDYLRQSYGLSMDFNSPNDYNKLVLSLLSGLPNEVDFAINVCTLLSNESKHVMQLEKDPKIITLLLANAGVFDDTLGSFSTVFGEEWKEKTDRDFVKFWKDIVDDNEVRDLISDRNKSHEGTSGEWIWESLFHPPRKLGINDIEGQRVLQIAVILRNLSFEEGNVKLLAANRTCLRFLLLSAHSHFISLRQLGLDTLGNIAAELLLDPVDFKTTHLMFHTVTKCLMSRDRFLKMRGMEILGNLCKAEDNGVLICEYVDQDSYREIICHLTLPDVLLVISTLEVLYMLTEMGDVACTKIAKVEKSIDMLVCLVSMDIQMFGPDALAAVKLVEHPSSSHQMLSEIRPQAIEQVQTQTHVASAPASRAVVAQHVAPPPGIVEIDSEKFACQWLNAHFEVNPDCSVSRAEMYSEYLSTCSKLARGGILTSTGFYKCLRTVFPNHTVKRVEDSSNNGQAHIHVVGVKRRAIPLPIQMYYQQQPVSTSVVRVDSVPDVSPAPSPAGIPHGSQTIGNHFQRTPVTNQSSNLTATQMSFPVQGVHTVAQTVSRIPPNPSVHTHQQQNAPVTVIQNKAPIPCEVVKATVIQNSIPQTGVPVSIAVGGGPPQSSVVQNHSTGPQPVTVVNSQTLLHHPSVIPQQSPLHTVVPGQIPSGTPVTVIQQAVPQSHIFGRVQNIPACTSTVSQGQQLITTSPQPVQTSSQQTSAGSQSQDTVIIAPPQYVTTSASNIVSATSVQNFQVATGQMVTIAGVPSPQPSRVGFQNIAPKPLPSQQVSSTVVQQPIQQPQQPTQQSVVIVSQPAQQGQTYAPAIHQIVLANPAALPAGQTVQLTGQPNITPSSSPSPVPATNNQVPTAMSSSSTPQSQGPPPTVSQMLSVKRQQQQQHSPAPPPQQVQVQVQQPQQVQMQVQPQQSNAGVGQPASGESSLIKQLLLPKRGPSTPGGKLILPAPQIPPPNNARAPSPQVVYQVASNQAAGFGVQGQTPAQQLLVGQQNVQLVPSAMPPTGGVQTVPISNLQILPGPLISNSPATIFQGTSGNQVTITVVPNTSFATATVSQGNTTQLIAPAGITMSGTQTGVGLPVQTLPATQASPAGQSSCTTATPPFKGDKIICQKEEEAKEATGLHVHERKIEVMENPSCRRGATNTSNGDTKENEMQVGSLLNGRKYSDSSLPPSNSGKIQSETNQCSLISNGPSLELGENGASGKQNSEQIDMQDMKSDLKKPLVNGICDFDKGDGSHLSKNIPNHKTSNHVGNGEISPMEPQGTLDITQQDTAKGDQLERISNGPVLTLGGSSSVSSIQEASNVATQQFSGTDLLNGPLASSLNSDVPQQRPSVVVSPHSTTSVIQGHQIIAVPDSGSKVSHSPALSSDVRSTNGTAECKTVKRPAEDNDRETVTGIPNKVGVRIVTISDPNNAGCSATMVAVPAGADPSTVAKVAIESAVQQKQQHPPTYVQNVVPQNTPMPPSPAVQVQGQPNSSQPSPFSGSSQPGDPMRKPGQNFMCLWQSCKKWFQTPSQVFYHAATEHGGKDVYPGQCLWEGCEPFQRQRFSFITHLQDKHCSKDALLAGLKQDEPGQAGSQKSSTKQPAVGGTSSTPRAQKAIVNHPSAALMALRRGSRNLVFRDFTDEKEGPITKHIRLTAALILKNIGKYSECGRRLLKRHENNLSVLAISNMEASSTLAKCLYELNFTVQSKEQEKDSEMLQ